One window from the genome of Pseudomonas sp. L5B5 encodes:
- a CDS encoding glycosyltransferase: MPLTAATKVLIIGYVWPEPRSSAASGHVMQILQCFLDQGWDLTFSSPANPGEHKEDLAALGICECPIELNNASFDRFVAELAPDIVLFDQFMMEEQFGWRVEQHCPGALRVLETSDLQCLRHARHQRLKDHLKRTADDDDFSPLFAQARADEFCHMAETDLAKREIAALYRCDLNLMISQVEIELLQEQFRLPPALLHWCPLMLDPWPETFVPFEQRAHFLSIGNFRHAPNWDAVLWMKNRVWPLIRQQLPTAQLHLYGAYTPPKAAALHNPAQGFHIMNWAEDALQVMSAARICLAPLRFGAGIKGKLLDAMLCGTPSVTTPIGSESMTEPGLPWPGTVAESATALAAAAVRLYQDQALWQQAQADGARLLAARYRREVHGQALIQRLQQCHEHLARERRDNFTGTMLRHHHHKSTQYMAQWIEAKNRP; encoded by the coding sequence ATGCCCCTCACCGCCGCGACCAAGGTCCTGATCATTGGTTACGTCTGGCCCGAACCCCGCTCCTCGGCCGCCAGCGGCCACGTGATGCAGATACTGCAGTGCTTTCTGGACCAGGGCTGGGACCTGACCTTCAGCAGCCCGGCCAACCCCGGCGAGCACAAGGAAGACCTCGCGGCCCTGGGCATCTGCGAATGCCCGATCGAACTGAACAACGCCAGTTTCGACCGTTTCGTCGCCGAGCTGGCGCCGGACATCGTGCTGTTCGACCAGTTCATGATGGAGGAACAGTTCGGTTGGCGCGTGGAGCAACATTGCCCTGGTGCCTTGCGCGTCCTGGAGACCTCGGACCTGCAATGCCTGCGCCATGCCCGGCACCAGCGGCTCAAGGACCATCTGAAGCGCACGGCCGATGACGACGATTTCAGTCCGCTGTTCGCCCAGGCCCGGGCGGATGAGTTCTGCCACATGGCCGAGACCGACCTGGCCAAGCGCGAGATCGCGGCCCTCTACCGTTGCGACCTGAACCTGATGATTTCCCAGGTCGAGATCGAGCTGCTGCAGGAGCAGTTCCGCCTGCCACCGGCGCTGCTGCACTGGTGTCCGCTGATGCTGGACCCGTGGCCCGAGACCTTCGTGCCATTCGAGCAGCGCGCGCATTTCCTGAGCATCGGCAACTTCCGCCATGCACCGAACTGGGATGCCGTGCTGTGGATGAAAAACCGCGTGTGGCCGCTGATCCGCCAGCAACTGCCCACCGCGCAACTGCACCTGTATGGCGCCTATACCCCGCCCAAGGCTGCGGCCCTGCACAACCCGGCCCAGGGCTTTCACATCATGAACTGGGCCGAGGACGCGTTGCAGGTGATGAGCGCCGCACGTATCTGCCTGGCGCCCTTGCGCTTTGGTGCCGGCATCAAGGGCAAGCTGCTGGACGCCATGCTGTGCGGCACCCCCAGCGTGACCACGCCCATCGGCAGCGAATCCATGACCGAGCCCGGCCTGCCCTGGCCCGGCACCGTGGCTGAATCCGCTACGGCCCTGGCCGCCGCGGCGGTGCGCCTGTACCAGGACCAGGCCTTGTGGCAACAGGCCCAGGCCGACGGCGCCCGCTTGCTGGCGGCCCGCTACCGGCGCGAGGTCCATGGGCAGGCGCTGATCCAGCGCCTGCAGCAATGCCACGAGCACCTGGCCCGGGAGCGCCGGGACAATTTCACCGGCACCATGCTGCGCCACCATCACCACAAGAGCACCCAGTACATGGCGCAATGGATCGAGGCCAAGAACCGGCCATAG
- a CDS encoding AraC family transcriptional regulator, with translation MSRAGKITDPSYELMDDHNGLSIIYRQHGFPCPLVRWHFHKEYELHLIVASSGKVFIGDYIGNFHPQTLFLTGPNLPHNWISQVAVDEVVAKRDMLVNFTDELFDAGSQVFTELKNLSPLLERAQYGIEFRCKHTITQALPLMQRIADTRGITRLGHFFILMELLAACDDYQLLSGATHVQLADEHSVDRTNRAVDYIFAHYARELPLEEVADYLGMKPSYFSRVFKQATGRCFIEFVNRLRISKSCELLADGDKPVTEVCFESGFNNISNFNRRFQQLKGMTPSHYRRLAVQRLTEQNLG, from the coding sequence ATGAGTCGAGCCGGCAAGATCACCGACCCGTCCTACGAACTGATGGACGACCACAACGGCCTGTCCATCATCTATCGCCAGCACGGTTTCCCCTGCCCGCTGGTGCGCTGGCACTTTCACAAGGAATACGAACTGCACCTGATCGTCGCCAGCTCGGGCAAGGTATTCATCGGCGACTACATCGGCAACTTCCATCCGCAGACGCTGTTCCTCACCGGCCCCAACCTGCCCCACAACTGGATCAGCCAGGTAGCCGTCGATGAAGTGGTGGCCAAGCGCGACATGCTGGTGAACTTCACCGACGAGCTGTTCGACGCAGGCAGCCAGGTGTTCACCGAGCTGAAGAACCTGAGCCCGCTGCTGGAGCGGGCGCAATACGGCATCGAGTTCCGCTGCAAGCACACCATCACCCAGGCGCTGCCCCTGATGCAGCGCATCGCCGACACCCGGGGCATCACCCGCCTGGGCCACTTCTTCATCCTCATGGAACTGCTCGCGGCGTGCGATGACTACCAGCTGCTGTCCGGCGCTACCCACGTGCAGCTGGCGGACGAGCACAGTGTCGACCGCACCAACCGCGCAGTGGACTACATCTTTGCCCACTACGCCCGGGAGTTGCCCCTGGAGGAAGTCGCCGATTACCTGGGCATGAAGCCCAGTTACTTCTCCCGGGTATTCAAGCAGGCCACCGGGCGCTGCTTCATCGAATTCGTCAACCGCCTGCGGATCAGCAAGTCCTGCGAATTGCTGGCCGATGGCGACAAACCCGTGACCGAGGTGTGCTTCGAGTCGGGCTTCAACAACATCTCCAATTTCAACCGACGCTTCCAGCAACTCAAGGGCATGACCCCCTCCCACTACCGCCGCCTGGCGGTACAGCGCCTGACCGAACAGAACCTCGGCTGA
- a CDS encoding response regulator produces the protein MIRPSSVDEQSFRKLLTRNISLPLGVGVLSAVFFVSLITYLLSVIQWVQHSDRVINNFNEAARLTIDLETGMRGFLITGNEHFLDPYEVAKPRIINELHGLQELVADNPQQVERLKRIEALQLAWNNYAQGMVELRRQNGDYREAVQAGRGKRLSDEVRKEYDDAVAMEQQLRQQRNESVSRTTIFSVALYLLFVVGISGLLAYVGRRDLLALSRSYSDNLEAQLRSAQSLERQAWLRNGQTELAEQMLGQLNLNLLGRNILQFCAQYLGSPVAALYVREEHGGLKRVASYGFSRELEDQGQSLYGDEGLVGQAAQYKRLIRLDDVPVDYFKVSSGLGEGAPRSVLVVPTRDDDRVNGVVEIGFLRALDERDVEFLELIASNIGTSIEAARYRQRLQEVLAETQQLNEELQVQQEELKTANEELEEQSRILKESQTHLETQQVELEQTNEQLAEQAQVLVEQRDAMDLKNSELNDAQAQLQERAEELQRSSKYKSEFLANMSHELRTPLNSSLILAKLLAENAQENLSDEQVKFAESIYSAGNDLLNLINDILDISKVEAGKLEVRPENASVSRLVEGLSNLFQPLTSQKGLDFRVELQPGAPQMLFTDRQRVEQVLKNLLSNAVKFTEQGQVSLVVSAHPGSGIAFAVQDSGIGIAQDQQESIFEAFRQADGTTNRRYGGTGLGLSISRDLANLLGGSISVSSEPGRGSIFTLVLPEHYDDTSPALPVVPAMAPPVAAPQLPAAQPQVPMETLEIARFADDREQAPFSGRCILVVEDEPNFAHILFDLAHELGYQCLVAHGADEGYSLAEQFIPDAILLDMRLPDHSGLTVLQRLKEHPQTRHIPVHVISVEDRVEAAMHMGAVGYAVKPTTREELKDVFARLEAKLTQKVKRVLLVEDDDLQRDSIARLIGDDDIEITAVGLAQDALQLLRENVFDCMIIDLKLPDMLGNDLLKRMSTEDICSFPPVIVYTGRNLTRDEEAELRKYSRSIIIKGARSPERLLDEVTLFLHKVESQLSHERQKMLKTARSRDKVFEGRKVLLVDDDVRNIFALTSALEHKGAVVVIGRNGLEAIARLNEVEDIDLVLMDVMMPEMDGFEATAQIRKDPRWRKLPIIAVTAKAMKDDQERCLQAGANDYLAKPIDLDRLFSLIRVWLPKMERI, from the coding sequence ATGATTCGTCCGTCCTCGGTTGATGAACAGAGTTTTCGCAAGCTGCTGACCCGCAACATCAGTCTGCCCCTTGGCGTGGGCGTGCTCAGTGCAGTTTTTTTCGTGTCCCTGATTACCTACCTGCTGTCGGTGATCCAGTGGGTGCAGCACTCTGATCGGGTGATCAACAACTTCAACGAGGCGGCGCGCCTGACCATCGACCTGGAAACCGGCATGCGCGGGTTCCTGATCACCGGCAACGAACATTTCCTCGATCCCTACGAGGTGGCCAAGCCGCGCATCATCAATGAATTGCACGGCTTGCAGGAACTGGTGGCGGACAATCCGCAGCAGGTGGAACGGCTCAAGCGCATCGAAGCCCTGCAGTTGGCCTGGAACAACTACGCCCAGGGCATGGTCGAGCTGCGTCGCCAGAACGGCGATTACCGCGAGGCGGTGCAGGCCGGGCGCGGCAAGCGCCTGAGCGATGAGGTGCGCAAGGAATACGACGATGCGGTGGCCATGGAGCAGCAACTGCGCCAGCAGCGCAACGAAAGCGTCAGCCGCACCACCATTTTCAGCGTGGCCCTGTACCTGCTGTTCGTAGTGGGCATCAGCGGCTTGCTGGCCTATGTCGGGCGCCGGGACCTGCTGGCCCTGTCCCGCAGCTACAGCGACAATCTCGAGGCCCAGTTGCGCAGTGCGCAGAGCCTGGAACGCCAGGCCTGGCTGCGTAACGGCCAGACTGAACTGGCCGAGCAGATGCTGGGCCAGCTGAACCTGAACCTGCTGGGGCGCAACATCCTGCAGTTCTGTGCCCAGTACCTGGGGTCACCGGTGGCCGCGCTGTATGTCCGCGAAGAACATGGTGGGCTCAAGCGGGTGGCGTCCTATGGTTTCTCCCGCGAGCTGGAAGATCAGGGCCAATCGTTGTACGGCGATGAAGGCCTGGTGGGGCAGGCGGCCCAGTACAAGCGCCTGATTCGCCTGGACGACGTGCCGGTCGATTACTTCAAGGTCAGCTCCGGTCTCGGCGAGGGCGCGCCGCGCAGCGTGCTGGTGGTGCCCACCCGTGACGATGATCGAGTCAACGGGGTGGTCGAGATCGGCTTCCTGCGGGCGCTGGATGAACGTGACGTCGAGTTCCTGGAGCTGATTGCCAGCAACATCGGCACTTCGATCGAGGCCGCGCGTTATCGCCAGCGCTTGCAGGAAGTGCTGGCCGAGACCCAGCAGCTCAATGAGGAGTTGCAGGTGCAGCAGGAAGAGCTCAAGACCGCCAACGAGGAGCTGGAAGAACAGTCGCGGATCCTCAAGGAGTCCCAGACGCACCTGGAGACCCAGCAGGTGGAGCTGGAGCAGACCAACGAGCAGTTGGCCGAGCAGGCCCAGGTGCTGGTCGAGCAGCGCGACGCCATGGACCTCAAGAACAGCGAGCTCAATGACGCGCAAGCCCAGCTCCAGGAGCGTGCCGAAGAACTGCAGCGCTCGAGCAAGTACAAGTCCGAATTCCTTGCCAACATGTCCCATGAACTGCGCACGCCGCTCAACAGTTCGCTGATCCTGGCCAAGCTGCTGGCCGAGAATGCCCAGGAGAACCTCAGCGACGAGCAGGTCAAGTTCGCCGAGTCGATCTACTCCGCCGGCAACGACCTGCTGAACCTGATCAACGACATCCTGGATATTTCCAAGGTCGAGGCCGGCAAGCTCGAGGTGCGGCCGGAAAACGCCAGCGTGTCGCGCCTGGTGGAGGGGCTGAGCAACCTGTTCCAGCCGCTGACGTCGCAGAAGGGCCTGGACTTCCGGGTGGAACTGCAGCCGGGGGCGCCGCAGATGCTGTTCACCGACCGCCAGCGGGTCGAGCAGGTGCTCAAGAACCTGCTGTCCAACGCGGTGAAGTTCACCGAGCAGGGCCAGGTCAGCCTGGTGGTATCCGCCCATCCGGGCTCCGGCATCGCCTTTGCCGTGCAGGACTCCGGGATCGGCATCGCCCAGGACCAGCAGGAGAGCATCTTCGAGGCCTTCCGCCAGGCCGACGGCACCACCAACCGGCGATATGGCGGTACCGGCCTGGGCCTGTCCATTTCCCGCGACCTGGCCAACCTGCTGGGCGGCTCCATCAGTGTCAGCAGCGAGCCGGGACGAGGCAGCATCTTCACCCTGGTCCTGCCGGAGCATTACGACGACACCTCGCCCGCGCTGCCTGTAGTGCCCGCCATGGCGCCGCCGGTGGCTGCGCCGCAGCTGCCGGCGGCGCAGCCCCAGGTGCCGATGGAGACCCTCGAGATCGCTCGTTTCGCCGACGATCGGGAGCAGGCGCCGTTCAGTGGCCGCTGCATCCTGGTGGTGGAGGACGAGCCCAACTTCGCCCATATCCTCTTCGACCTGGCCCATGAGCTGGGTTATCAGTGCCTGGTCGCCCACGGCGCCGACGAGGGCTACAGCCTGGCCGAACAGTTCATTCCCGATGCGATCCTGCTGGACATGCGCCTGCCCGATCATTCCGGCCTGACCGTGTTGCAGCGCCTCAAGGAGCATCCGCAGACCCGGCACATTCCGGTGCATGTGATCTCGGTGGAGGACCGGGTGGAAGCCGCGATGCACATGGGCGCCGTGGGGTATGCGGTCAAGCCCACCACTCGCGAGGAGCTCAAGGACGTCTTCGCTCGCCTGGAAGCCAAGCTGACGCAAAAGGTCAAGCGCGTGCTGCTGGTGGAGGATGACGATCTGCAACGCGACAGCATCGCGCGGCTGATCGGCGACGACGATATCGAGATCACCGCCGTGGGCCTGGCCCAGGATGCCCTGCAACTGCTGCGCGAGAACGTCTTCGACTGCATGATCATCGACCTCAAGCTGCCGGACATGCTCGGCAACGACCTGCTCAAGCGCATGTCCACCGAGGACATCTGCTCGTTCCCGCCGGTGATCGTCTACACCGGGCGCAACCTGACCCGCGATGAAGAGGCCGAGCTGCGCAAGTATTCGCGCTCGATCATCATCAAGGGCGCGCGTTCGCCAGAGCGCCTGCTGGATGAAGTGACGCTCTTTCTGCACAAAGTCGAATCCCAGTTGTCCCATGAACGGCAGAAGATGCTCAAGACCGCCCGCAGCCGCGACAAGGTGTTCGAGGGGCGCAAGGTCCTCCTGGTGGATGACGACGTGCGCAACATCTTCGCCCTGACCAGCGCCCTGGAACACAAGGGGGCGGTGGTGGTGATCGGGCGTAACGGCCTGGAAGCCATTGCAAGACTCAACGAGGTCGAGGACATCGATTTGGTGCTGATGGACGTGATGATGCCGGAAATGGACGGTTTCGAGGCCACGGCGCAGATCCGCAAGGACCCGCGCTGGCGCAAGCTGCCGATCATCGCCGTCACCGCCAAGGCCATGAAGGATGACCAGGAGCGCTGCCTGCAGGCGGGCGCCAATGACTACCTGGCCAAGCCCATCGATCTCGACCGGCTGTTTTCACTTATCCGTGTCTGGTTACCGAAGATGGAAAGAATTTAG
- the efeB gene encoding iron uptake transporter deferrochelatase/peroxidase subunit, protein MNDSDQSNPSFNAQRRRVLLGMGAAGMALAGSSLATPALAGQAPAQVTVAPSSDQTQEHNAFHGQHQSGIVTPRPAAGMMVAFDVLASDRDDLERLFRTLDERIAFLMQGGPVPNVDPKLPPLDSGILGPVVTPDNLTITVSVGESLFDERFGLAPAKPKRLVRMVGFPNDALEPACCHGDLSLQFCSNTADTNIHALRDIVKNLPDLLLVRWKQEGSVPPQAPAKPGEPAQSARNFLGFRDGSANPDSNDQKAMQQIVWVQPGSDEPAWATHGSYQAVRIIRNFVERWDRTPLQEQESILGRIKATGAPMDGHRESQVPDYAKDPHGKVTKLDAHIRLANPRTAKTQQNLILRRPFNYSNGVNKNGQLDMGLLFICYQADLEKGFITVQTRLNGEPLEEYLKPTGGGYFFTLPGVTGKQDFIGRSLLAATTPTPHA, encoded by the coding sequence ATGAACGATTCAGATCAATCCAACCCTTCCTTCAACGCCCAGCGCCGGCGCGTATTGCTGGGCATGGGCGCTGCCGGCATGGCCCTGGCGGGCAGCAGCCTGGCGACCCCTGCCCTGGCCGGCCAGGCGCCGGCCCAGGTCACCGTGGCCCCCAGCAGCGACCAGACCCAGGAGCACAACGCTTTCCACGGCCAGCACCAGAGCGGCATCGTCACTCCCCGCCCGGCTGCCGGGATGATGGTGGCCTTCGACGTGCTGGCCAGCGACCGCGACGACCTGGAGCGGCTGTTTCGCACCCTCGACGAGCGCATCGCCTTCCTCATGCAGGGCGGCCCGGTGCCCAATGTCGACCCGAAGCTGCCGCCGCTGGACTCGGGCATCCTCGGCCCGGTGGTAACCCCGGACAACCTGACCATCACCGTCTCGGTGGGCGAATCGTTGTTCGACGAGCGTTTCGGCCTGGCACCGGCCAAGCCCAAGCGCCTGGTTCGCATGGTGGGGTTTCCCAACGACGCCCTGGAACCGGCCTGTTGCCATGGCGACCTGAGCCTGCAGTTCTGCTCCAACACCGCCGACACCAACATCCATGCCTTGCGCGACATCGTGAAGAACCTGCCGGATCTGTTGCTGGTGCGCTGGAAACAGGAAGGCAGCGTACCGCCCCAGGCCCCGGCCAAGCCCGGTGAACCTGCACAGAGCGCACGCAACTTCCTGGGTTTTCGCGATGGCTCGGCCAACCCCGACTCCAACGACCAGAAGGCCATGCAACAGATCGTCTGGGTCCAGCCCGGCAGCGACGAACCCGCCTGGGCCACCCACGGCAGCTATCAAGCGGTGCGCATCATCCGCAACTTCGTCGAACGCTGGGACCGCACCCCGCTGCAGGAACAGGAGAGCATCCTGGGCCGGATCAAGGCCACCGGCGCACCCATGGACGGCCACCGGGAAAGCCAGGTCCCCGACTACGCCAAGGACCCCCACGGCAAGGTAACCAAGCTGGATGCCCACATCCGCCTGGCCAACCCGCGCACCGCCAAGACCCAGCAGAACCTGATCCTGCGCCGGCCATTCAACTACTCCAACGGCGTGAACAAGAATGGCCAGCTGGACATGGGCCTGCTGTTCATCTGCTACCAGGCGGACCTGGAAAAAGGCTTCATCACGGTGCAGACGCGGCTCAACGGCGAACCCCTGGAGGAATACCTCAAGCCCACTGGCGGCGGGTACTTCTTCACCCTGCCGGGGGTGACCGGCAAGCAGGACTTCATCGGCCGTTCGCTGCTCGCCGCCACGACACCCACGCCCCATGCCTGA
- the efeO gene encoding iron uptake system protein EfeO, producing the protein MTQQASPQASPPRALRWAVAGSVIVMIAAGGLFYYAAQLAASKRQAHQGEITVTIHPHSCEPNALTVPAGRASFRIVNRSERAVEWEILDGVLVVEERENIAPGLSQVINANLQPGDYAITCGLLSNPRGTLHVTPTAESDAQAKARPSLVAFVGPLSEFRVYLSTQGTALVKAVAGLQQAIEAGDLKQAQALYVPARAAYQRLAPAAQRLAELDNAINARADYFEQREQDPGFSGFHRLEYGLFQHRDLAGLAPVAQRLAQDVSSLKQQLLAQTLPPEQLVSSVARNMRSLADLRASSGEEERYSHSDLGGFAANLETTRKVVDLLRPLLAKSAAPLLARVDDAANALGTRLDNLRDGFGYLDYDQVNAGQRKELADKAKALADALDGIDPALGLSGL; encoded by the coding sequence ATGACCCAGCAAGCCTCTCCCCAGGCCTCGCCGCCTCGCGCTCTGCGTTGGGCGGTAGCCGGCTCGGTGATCGTGATGATCGCTGCCGGCGGGCTGTTCTACTACGCCGCGCAGCTGGCCGCCAGCAAGCGCCAGGCCCATCAGGGCGAGATCACCGTGACCATCCACCCCCACAGTTGCGAACCCAATGCCCTGACCGTGCCGGCCGGACGCGCCAGCTTCCGCATCGTCAACCGCTCCGAACGCGCCGTGGAATGGGAAATCCTCGATGGCGTACTGGTGGTCGAGGAGCGGGAAAACATCGCACCGGGCCTGAGCCAGGTGATCAACGCCAACCTGCAACCCGGGGACTACGCCATCACCTGCGGCCTACTGAGCAATCCGCGCGGTACCCTGCACGTGACGCCGACCGCCGAGTCCGACGCTCAGGCCAAGGCCCGGCCTTCACTGGTGGCCTTTGTTGGCCCGTTGTCGGAATTTCGCGTCTACCTGAGCACCCAGGGCACCGCCCTGGTCAAGGCTGTCGCAGGGTTGCAGCAGGCCATCGAGGCCGGCGACCTGAAGCAGGCCCAAGCCCTGTACGTGCCGGCTCGCGCCGCCTACCAGCGCCTGGCCCCTGCTGCCCAGCGCCTGGCCGAACTGGACAACGCCATCAATGCTCGCGCCGATTATTTCGAACAACGCGAGCAAGACCCCGGCTTCAGCGGTTTCCACCGCCTGGAATACGGCCTCTTCCAGCATCGTGACCTGGCCGGCCTGGCCCCCGTGGCCCAGCGCCTGGCGCAGGATGTCAGCAGCCTCAAGCAGCAGTTGCTGGCCCAGACCCTGCCCCCGGAGCAACTGGTCAGCAGCGTCGCGCGCAACATGCGCAGCCTGGCCGACCTGCGAGCCAGCAGCGGCGAAGAGGAACGCTACAGCCATAGCGACCTGGGCGGTTTTGCCGCCAACCTGGAAACCACCCGCAAGGTCGTCGACCTGCTGCGCCCGCTGCTGGCCAAGTCCGCCGCCCCCCTGCTGGCCCGGGTGGATGACGCCGCCAATGCCCTGGGCACACGCCTGGACAACCTGCGCGACGGTTTCGGTTACCTGGACTACGACCAGGTCAACGCCGGGCAACGCAAGGAGCTCGCCGACAAGGCCAAGGCCCTGGCTGACGCTCTGGATGGCATCGATCCCGCCCTGGGCCTTTCGGGCCTGTAA
- the efeU gene encoding iron uptake transporter permease EfeU, with product MLVPFLIMLREGIEAALIVGIIASYLQQTGRGQWMPAVWIGVFLAAALALLVGGGLELMSAEFPQKQQELFEGIVGLVAVGILSSMVFWMRKVARSIKHSLQASLDQALAGSRNQVIALIAMVFFAVAREGLETVFFLLAVFQQSEGRGAPIGALLGLVVAIIVGWLIYTGSMRLNLAAFFRWTGLFILVVAAGILANSVQALHEAGLWNHLQTVLFDFSAALPMDGPLGSVLAGMFGYQDAPTLSTLGAYVLYLAVTLVLFFLPGAAPTKAPGPSSSVSSQ from the coding sequence ATGCTCGTTCCATTTCTGATCATGCTGCGCGAAGGGATCGAAGCCGCGCTCATCGTTGGCATCATCGCCAGCTACCTGCAACAGACCGGCCGGGGCCAGTGGATGCCAGCCGTGTGGATCGGTGTGTTTCTCGCCGCAGCCCTGGCCCTGCTGGTCGGCGGCGGCCTGGAACTGATGAGCGCCGAGTTTCCGCAAAAACAGCAGGAACTGTTCGAAGGCATCGTGGGCCTCGTCGCCGTGGGCATCCTCAGTTCCATGGTGTTCTGGATGCGCAAGGTGGCGCGCTCCATCAAGCATTCGCTGCAAGCCTCCCTGGACCAGGCCCTGGCCGGTTCGCGCAACCAGGTCATCGCGCTGATCGCCATGGTGTTCTTCGCCGTCGCCCGCGAAGGCCTGGAAACCGTGTTTTTCCTGCTCGCCGTGTTCCAGCAGAGCGAAGGCCGGGGTGCGCCCATCGGTGCACTGCTGGGGCTGGTGGTGGCGATCATCGTCGGCTGGCTGATCTACACCGGCAGCATGCGCCTGAACCTCGCTGCGTTCTTTCGCTGGACCGGGCTGTTCATCCTGGTGGTCGCCGCCGGCATCCTGGCCAACTCGGTACAGGCCCTGCATGAAGCCGGACTGTGGAACCACCTGCAGACCGTGCTGTTCGATTTCAGCGCAGCCCTGCCCATGGATGGCCCGCTGGGCTCGGTACTGGCCGGCATGTTCGGCTACCAGGATGCCCCCACCCTCAGCACCCTGGGTGCCTACGTGCTGTACCTGGCCGTGACCCTCGTGCTGTTCTTCCTGCCCGGTGCCGCCCCCACCAAGGCGCCCGGGCCGTCGTCCTCAGTTTCCAGTCAGTAA
- the efeO gene encoding iron uptake system protein EfeO: protein MKKSPLAVLLTLGLLHVPLSALAAPAPLELVGPISDYKIYVTEQLDELASHTQQFTDAVKKGDLATAKQLYAPTRVYYESIEPIAELFSDLDASIDSRVDDHEKGVKAEDFTGFHRLEYSLFSQNSTEGLGELADGLNKDVKDLQTRVAGLTFPPEKVVGGAAALLEEVAATKISGEEDRYSHTDLYDFQGNIDGAKKIVDLFRPQIEKQDQAFVAKVDKNFATVNKILAKYKTADGGFMTYDKVKDNDRKALVGPVNTLAEDLSTLRGKLGLN, encoded by the coding sequence ATGAAAAAGTCGCCTCTCGCTGTGTTGCTGACCCTTGGCTTGCTCCACGTTCCGCTGTCGGCCTTGGCCGCCCCTGCGCCGCTGGAGCTGGTGGGGCCGATCTCGGACTACAAGATCTACGTCACCGAACAACTGGACGAACTGGCCAGCCATACCCAGCAGTTCACCGACGCAGTAAAAAAGGGCGACCTGGCAACGGCCAAGCAGCTCTACGCACCGACCCGGGTCTACTACGAGTCGATCGAACCGATCGCCGAGCTCTTCAGTGACCTGGACGCGTCCATCGACTCGCGGGTCGACGATCACGAGAAAGGCGTCAAGGCGGAGGACTTCACCGGCTTCCACCGCCTGGAATACTCGCTGTTCTCGCAGAACAGCACCGAAGGCCTGGGCGAACTGGCCGACGGCCTGAACAAGGATGTCAAGGACCTGCAAACCCGCGTGGCCGGCCTGACCTTCCCGCCGGAGAAGGTCGTCGGTGGCGCCGCCGCCCTCCTCGAGGAAGTGGCCGCGACCAAGATCTCGGGCGAGGAAGATCGCTACAGCCACACCGACCTCTATGACTTCCAGGGCAACATCGATGGCGCGAAGAAGATCGTCGACCTGTTCCGCCCGCAGATCGAGAAGCAGGACCAGGCCTTCGTCGCCAAGGTAGACAAGAATTTCGCCACCGTGAACAAGATCCTGGCCAAGTACAAGACCGCCGATGGCGGCTTCATGACCTATGACAAGGTCAAGGACAATGACCGCAAGGCGCTGGTCGGCCCGGTCAACACCCTGGCCGAGGACCTCTCCACCCTGCGTGGCAAGCTCGGCCTGAACTGA
- a CDS encoding response regulator, with amino-acid sequence MPASVPTILVVEDDAIVRMLIVDVLEELEFAVLEADGSEAALEHLQHLDTSIDLLMTDVGLPGMNGQELAERARQLRPRLPVLFASGYAESLEVPEGMSVIGKPFSIDQLRDKVRGILG; translated from the coding sequence ATGCCCGCTAGCGTCCCCACCATCCTAGTCGTCGAAGACGATGCCATCGTGCGCATGCTGATCGTCGATGTGCTCGAAGAACTGGAATTCGCAGTCCTGGAGGCCGATGGCAGTGAGGCAGCGCTGGAACATTTGCAGCACCTGGACACCTCCATCGACTTGCTGATGACCGATGTCGGCTTGCCGGGCATGAACGGCCAGGAACTGGCCGAACGAGCGCGCCAGTTGCGTCCCCGGTTACCGGTGCTGTTCGCCAGCGGCTACGCCGAATCCCTCGAAGTCCCCGAGGGCATGTCAGTGATCGGCAAGCCGTTCTCCATCGATCAACTGCGCGACAAGGTCCGCGGCATCCTCGGCTGA